One window from the genome of Aricia agestis chromosome 6, ilAriAges1.1, whole genome shotgun sequence encodes:
- the LOC121727994 gene encoding DNA polymerase epsilon subunit 2 encodes MAELQQVKSEVNSAFKLSGFTIRRDASTFVAEQLLDMNYQERKRMIDKLISHLLHQCLSQPVLEKQHLEVAYRECSSLGLEESETVLNVIDAFSIPKIHYDNERKKFVKDANFVKNLFPEPKWKAQLFIDRYTIIWQRTIRNKLFATETLPTTTDVKRFSLRKIEVLLSNSSRVDDVIVLGFLTQLTEGKFYLEDPTGSVVLDMTQTRYHSGLFTESSFVLAEGFYEDKVLHVMGLVLPPSEVRLMSSPYFGNINTFGGKSRTLLKNSQNLLKLEQDNEDGIIVFLSDVWFDNLKVISKLKTLFSGFNEFPPIAIVFLGEFLSCPYGYEHSTQLKAALINLGDMIYPFTKLRESCKFIFVPGLGDPAAPNILPRPPIPSIVTKDISNKLGDAVIFTSNPCRIQYCTQEIVVLRQDLVTKMCRNSIHFPETGDIPDHITKTLLSQCTLSPLSLGVQPIFWKHADALSLYPIPDLVVIGDQFQPYTRSYQNCQVINPGSFPHTEFSFKVYIPSSRTVEDSEIPNDDS; translated from the coding sequence ATGGCTGAATTGCAACAAGTGAAGTCTGAGGTGAATAGTGCATTTAAATTAAGTGGCTTTACGATACGACGAGATGCAAGCACCTTTGTAGCTGAACAGCTTTTGGATATGAACTATCAGGAACGCAAAAGAATGATCGATAAACTCATATCACATCTACTTCATCAGTGTCTGTCACAACCTGTTTTGGAAAAGCAGCATTTGGAGGTGGCTTACAGGGAATGCTCATCACTAGGACTCGAAGAATCTGAAACAGTTCTCAATGTTATTGACGCTTTTAGTATCCCAAAAATTCATTACGACAACGAGAGAAAAAAATTCGTAAAAGACGCCAATTTTGTGAAGAACCTATTTCCGGAACCTAAGTGGAAAGCTCAACTGTTCATCGACAGATACACTATTATTTGGCAAAGGACCATACGAAATAAATTGTTTGCGACAGAAACATTGCCAACAACAACAGATGTAAAAAGATTTTCGCTGAGAAAAATTGAGGTGCTTCTAAGCAACTCAAGTCGTGTAGATGATGTGATTGTATTAGGGTTTCTTACACAGCTAACTGAGGGCAAGTTCTACTTAGAAGATCCCACTGGTAGTGTCGTGTTGGACATGACACAAACTCGGTATCACTCTGGATTGTTTACAGAGAGCAGTTTTGTATTAGCTGAAGGCTTTTATGAAGACAAAGTTTTACATGTTATGGGCTTGGTTCTGCCACCATCTGAGGTACGATTGATGTCTTCCCCATACTTTGGAAACATCAATACTTTTGGAGGAAAGTCAAGGACTTTGTTGAAAAATTCACAGAACTTGCTCAAATTGGAACAAGACAATGAGGATGGAATAATAGTATTTCTTTCTGATGTTTGGTTTGACAATCTAAAAGTTATATCAAAGTTGAAAACACTATTTTCAGGATTCAATGAGTTTCCTCCTATAGCTATAGTGTTCTTGGGGGAATTTTTATCCTGTCCCTATGGATATGAACATAGCACTCAACTCAAAGCGGCATTAATAAACTTGGGAGATATGATATACCCTTTCACTAAACTAAGGGAGTCctgtaaatttatttttgtaccaGGCTTAGGAGATCCAGCCGCACCAAATATTCTTCCGAGACCTCCCATACCTAGCATTGTTACCAAAGACATAAGCAACAAATTGGGAGATGCTGTTATCTTCACTTCCAATCCCTGTCGCATTCAATACTGTACACAGGAGATTGTGGTACTAAGACAGGATTTAGTTACAAAGATGTGTAGAAATTCAATACATTTTCCAGAAACTGGTGATATACCTGATCACATTACAAAGACATTGTTGAGCCAATGTACATTATCACCATTATCTTTGGGGGTTCAGCCAATTTTCTGGAAACATGCTGATGCCTTGAGTTTATATCCGATTCCAGATTTGGTTGTGATAGGTGATCAGTTCCAACCGTACACAAGAAGTTACCAGAATTGTCAAGTTATTAATCCTGGATCCTTCCCACATACAGAATTTTCTTTTAAAGTGTACATTCCATCATCTAGGACTGTAGAAGACTCAGAAATACCAAATGACGATagctaa